A genomic segment from Triticum dicoccoides isolate Atlit2015 ecotype Zavitan chromosome 1A, WEW_v2.0, whole genome shotgun sequence encodes:
- the LOC119368189 gene encoding derlin-1, protein MSSPAEYYNSLPPISKAYGTLCFFTTVLVQLQILDPGLLYLSYPYVFKSFQIWRLFTSFFFLGKFSINFGIRLLMIARYGVQLEKGSFEKRAADFLWMMIFGAISLLVLSAIPYLETYLLGIPMVSMLLYVWSREYPNSQISMYGLVQLRSFYLPWAMLGLDVIFGSPILPGLLGIMVGHLYYFFTVLYPLASGKNYLKTPMWVHKIVARFRLGVQANSPVRPANTGPTAFRGRGYRLNQ, encoded by the exons ATGTCTTCACCCGCAGA GTACTACAATTCACTTCCACCAATAAGCAAGGCATATGGAACATTGTGTTTCTTTACCACAGTGCTGGTTCAGCTCCAGATACTAGACCCAGGCCTTCTTTATTTATCTTATCCCTATGTGTTCAAGAGTTTTCAG ATATGGAGGCTATTTACAAGCTTCTTTTTCCTGGGCAAGTTCTCCATCAACTTTGGTATTCGCCTTCTGATGAT AGCAAGATATGGTGTGCAGTTGGAGAAGGGTTCATTTGAGAAGCGGGCAGCAGATTTCTTGTGGATGATGATATTTGGTGCAATCTCGTTACTG GTACTGTCTGCTATTCCCTATCTCGAGACTTATTTGTTGGGCATTCCTATGGTTAGCATGCTTCTTTATGTCTGGAGCCGAGAGTACCCAAACTCTCAGATAAGCATGTATGGCCTCGTCCAATTGAGG TCATTTTATCTACCATGGGCTATGcttggattggatgtgatatttggCTCTCCAATACTGCCTGGCCTTTTGGGCATTATGGTTGGACATCTGTACTACTTCTTTACAGTGTTGTATCCGCTAGCTAGCGGAAAGAACTACCTCAAGACTCCTATGTGGGT ACACAAGATTGTTGCTCGATTCAGGTTGGGCGTGCAGGCAAACTCTCCAGTCCGGCCAGCTAACACAGGCCCTACTGCCTTCAGAGGAAGAGGCTATAGACTCAACCAGTAG